One genomic region from Rosa rugosa chromosome 1, drRosRugo1.1, whole genome shotgun sequence encodes:
- the LOC133737028 gene encoding E3 ubiquitin-protein ligase ATL41-like, with the protein MSSSSNTDLIMRLLDENHDPPTFFPPHKDLYDLNSKIMLIAIIALSVVVVLVVLLHTYARCVLRRQSLQRAAALRRLGSTVAHVHSSAEPPKTGLEPSVIAALPVFLYKRVEDEGRHEGDADVECAVCLSMLEDEEMARLLPNCKHSFHAQCIDTWLNSHTTCPICRTEAEPRMALQPEQREGPVAGAAATAPPLERVNSVLSCAEGTSEDGKAINSGSISRLSSSFRRMLSRERSSRRVQSYGQEDGFEDLERQ; encoded by the coding sequence ATGTCTTCTTCCTCTAACACAGATCTGATCATGCGCCTTCTCGACGAAAACCATGATCCTCCGACGTTTTTCCCTCCTCATAAAGACCTGTATGACTTGAACAGCAAGATCATGCTCATCGCCATCATTGCATTATCCGTCGTGGTTGTGCTGGTAGTACTCCTTCACACCTACGCAAGATGCGTCCTCAGACGCCAGTCTCTTCAGCGAGCTGCCGCCTTACGCCGCCTGGGTTCGACTGTGGCCCATGTCCACTCTTCCGCCGAGCCACCCAAGACAGGCCTCGAGCCCTCCGTCATCGCCGCCTTGCCCGTCTTCTTATACAAGCGCGTGGAGGATGAGGGACGTCATGAGGGCGATGCTGACGTCGAGTGTGCCGTGTGTCTGAGCATGTTGGAGGATGAAGAAATGGCGAGGTTGCTTCCCAATTGTAAGCACAGCTTCCATGCACAATGCATAGACACGTGGCTGAATTCTCACACCACTTGCCCTATCTGCCGGACGGAGGCGGAGCCCCGTATGGCTCTCCAGCCGGAGCAACGGGAGGGTCCTGTGGCCGGCGCAGCAGCCACGGCTCCACCGTTGGAGCGGGTGAACTCCGTCTTGTCATGTGCGGAAGGGACATCGGAAGACGGTAAAGCAATAAATAGTGGTTCCATTTCGAGGTTGAGTAGTTCTTTCAGAAGAATGCTTAGTAGAGAAAGATCTTCCAGAAGGGTTCAATCATATGGTCAAGAAGATGGTTTTGAAGATTTAGAGAGACAGTGA